The genome window aaccacaagggaagcccaaagaaagccTACAAACACAGTAATTGTTATGATCTcaagttttaaatattaatttaagtcAGATTTAAgattctaagggcttccctggtgactcagatggtaaagaatatgcctacaatgcaggaggatccctgggtggtgaagatcccctggaagaggaaattccctctctagtattctagaattccatggacaaaggagcctgatgggctaccgtccatggtgttgcaatgagctggacacgactgagcaactaacacatagagACACACAAGACTCTAAAATGGGGATTGGCAAGcaattttctgtaaagggccagacagtaaatattggAGGCTTTACAAGCCATGTGGTGTCTGTCCCAACTACCCTGTTCTTCTACTGTAGCccaaaagcagccacagataatAAGTGTGGCTGTGTTCTAATAAATCTTTACCTATAGGATTTAGGACATAGATCATAGCTTGCCAATCCCTGCTCTAAAAAAGGGTTGTTTCTCCATGCTTATATTGCACATATAGATTCCCACATGGAAACATTCAAGAATTTAACATCATTTCAGATTCTCTTTCATAATGTTGGAAACATTTTGCACATCTCTTTCATTCACCCTTATACACCCCATGCCCAGCACTGCGGTCTTTCATTTAACAGGGACTCAAAAGTTtattttgagagtcctttggacagcaaggaaatcaaactagttgatcccaaaggaaatcaaccctgtaatattcattgcaaggactgctgctgaaaagctccaatactttggccactgaggtgcctcattggaaaaaaaaaaccctgatgctgggaaagattgaaggcaaaaggagaaggggatgacagaggataagatgattcgATAGAattaccaacacaatggacataaatttgagcaaactctgggagatggtaaaggacagaggaacctggtgtgctgcagtccatcaggttgcagagtcagacacgacttagtgactaaataaaagaaacaagagcaacaaagatttattgaATGAACAGCAAATGAGTGAAGCCTGAGTTTTCCTAGCATGCCAGTCTCTGCAGAGTATGCACAATGCCTTGTCCAGCTCCAATGCACTTCAAATTGCTTAGCTGAAATAATTCAATATGCCAAAACACTGGCAACTCTTAATTGTGGGGCTCTCATCTCTCTTTCcctacaagaaaatgaaaagatctaTACTTCTGGTATGAACCAATATAGTTATTATACCTTTCTATAAAACGAGAAAAAGATATTTAtagctatgctgctgctgctgctgctaagtcgctttagttgtgtcccactctgtgcgaccccacagatggcagcccaccaggctcccccgtccctgggattctccaggcaagaacactggagtgggttgccatttccttctccaatgcattaaagtgaaaggcgaaagtgaagtctctcagtcgtgtccaactcttagtgaccccatggactgcagcctaccaggctcctccttctgtgggattttccaggcaagagtactggagtggggtgccattgccttctccatttataGCTATATGTGTATCCATATTAATTTCACATCAATCAGTCAGTTTGCTCATTGATAGCAATAGGGAAACGGAAAGCAATGGGGACTGGATGACAGCACTTACTGCCAGAAGTCAGGGGGTTGTAGCTAACAGGGCTTGACCTGGAGGGAATTGTGGAGATACTTAATAGAGCATGGCACCCCAAGAGGCAAAATAGATGAATAACTAATGGGGATACTGCTTAATCAATACAACCAAAAGACAAGAATGGATGAGCAGCAGACTGAGGGTGATGATGCCAATAGAAATTCACGATCCTTTGCCCAGATCTCAAACTTAAGGTAGTTTTCAAGCCCAGAAAACAGTGGCTAAAGAGGTTACCAAGCCCACAGGAGGAAGAATCTTAAAATGCCATGGGGAAAACCTGTGTTTACTTCCCCCATTTTCCTCAAAAAAGATACACTGTAATTCcgctgagaaaataaattctgggAAAAGAGGGATATCCAAATATTTTAAGGATAGTGAATCTGAATTAACATTGATTCACAGAGTTCCAAAGCAGCATGTTAGAGAGGAGGTGTACCAGAGCCAGGTAATAATCAACATTCTGGCTCTCAATGTATCCAGTAAGTCTGTGGACCCAACCAGTGATTACATCCCCTGTCCTTGACTATATAATTGGGACTGATATAGGTGGCCTTTGGAGTAGCCTCCATCTTGAATTCTTCCCATTCCAACCAAATGAGCTATTGTAGTGAGAAGGCAATATGGAATCTTTTGAAACTGTACTTCCACACTCCATTCTCCTCTCTACCTGACCCCTGGTCAATCCTGGTGAAGATGGTGAATCTAACAATACTGCATTTGAAAGTGATGATAAAGAGGAATGGTAGAAATTAATGCTAATCTAAACAATATTAAGAATGCAGGAGATAGAGGTTCATATCATAGCTCCATTTAATTCACCAGTCTGGTCCCTGCAGAAACCAAATGAATCAGAAAATGACTGTAGGCCACAGCAAGCTCAAATAACAGCCCCAATTGTGACTGCTGTGCTACGTGTTATTTTTGCAAGAGCAGATGAACATGGCCTCAGGTACACAGTATGCACATGATTTGGCGCTTTCTCTCTCCCAATCTGGAAAGATCAGAAACTGCTTGCATTTACATGAAATGGATGACTATATACATGTACAGGTCTGTTTCAGGCTTCATTACCTTCTGTTCTCTGTCGTAATATATATTCAGATAAGATCTGGGTTGTCTGGACATCCTGCACAACATCGCATTGATCAGGAGGATGAGCAAGAAGTGGCGCACATGCTGGAGGCACTGGTAAGACACAGGCATGGCAAAGCATGAGGGTTACAGTGGGTGACAACTAGGGAACTTCTAGGGCTATAAAGTGTTTAGTGATCCAGGTGGGTCAAGGGAAGGTGAAGACATCTCTAAGACAAACTGCTGCATCTTACCTTTCTACCTGAAAGAAGGAAGCAGACTCCACATCCAGAAACGTGTTCCAGTCCAGATACTGGGGGACAAGTGAATCTCTCTGCTCTGAGTGAGGTCTGAAGCAGGAAGTCAGGGCTGCAATACAAGCAACTCTGCTACTAGGGTCAGATGATCTGGCAAACCCTATGCTGTTGGAGGTGTTAGTGTTGGGAAAAGACCCAGCATAACACGTAGGTAAAGCAGGGTGGGAGCTAAACAACACAGACCTCTGACACTGGGGAACAAGGCCACACCATTTGGAATGGGAACTTATATGCTTTTTGCAAAGAGTTCTTGCTGTGTTACAGGGACTGAGTATAGACGGAATTCTTGATTAGAGGATACTAAGTAACCATGTGTCTGGAACTGTCCATTATGAGCTGGATTCTGTCAGATCCACAGAGTCATAAACTCAGGCAGGCCCAGCAGCAGTCCCAAGTAAAATCAAAGTTGTGCATCTGGGATCAAGGCTGGGTAAGACCAGGAGACATGAGGTAGCTGTGAGCAGGTAGCCCAGACCATGTCCCCACTGCTTGAATATCAGCACCCACCCCCTCAGATCATTCCTAGGACTGTGGGTGGGTCTCCTGTGATCAGCTGAAGGAGTAGAAGAAGCCTGGACATAAGTTACGAAGAGCTCAGCTCAGTGTGTGGATGCAGGTTGAATGAGCAGTGGTTTAATTACATTCAGAGTGgtaagacagtgactgcagccattaaattaaaagatgcttgctccttggatgaaaagctatgacaaacctagatagtgtattaaaaagcagaggcattactttgttgacaaagatccatgtagtcaaagctatggttattctagtagtcatggatgtgagagttggattgtaaagaagactgaatgttgaaggactgatgctttcaaattgtggggctggagaagactctttggagtcccttgcatagaaacaaaatcaaaccagtcaaccctataTCAACTggaatattccttggaaagacTTCGTCATAGTTgctgtatttccttccttttctttctgcttcattcTCTTGCTCAATATGTACATGACTTAAAATGATTGTTCTAGCCCTGACTAAACTTAACTTTTTGGTTCAAATGTCATCTATGGTATCTTTCTGGGTTTTAGTTCAAAGTatcaatagatggggaaacagtggaaacagtggctgactttattttggggggctgcaaaatcactgcagatggtgattgcagccatgaaattaaaagacatttactccttggaaggaaagttgtgaccaacctagacagtatgttaaaaagcaaacattactttgccaacaaaggtccgtctagtcaaggctatggtttctccagtgttcatgtatggatgtgagagttggactataaagaaagctgagcactgaagaactgatgcttttgaactatggtgttggagaagactcttgagagtcccttgggctataaggagatccaaccagtccatcctaaaggagattagtcctgagtgttcattggaaggactaatgttgagggtgaaactccaatactttggccacctgatgcaaagagttgttcatttgaaaagaccctgatgctgggaaagattgaaggcaggaggagaaggggacaacagaggatgagatggctggatggcatcactaactcaatggacatgagtttgggtaaactctgggagttggtgatggacagggaggcctggcatgctgcagtccatggggtcgcaaagagtcagacatgactgagtgactgaattgaactaaactgaactgatcaaaaatgaaaatgttacaaGCTCTCTAAACAGTTAagacattggtttttttttttttttttttctagatcatCCTCgaccagagaaagagagagaaagacctgGAGTTTAGGCATCCTATGACATAAGACACAGCTGCCTCAGTATGCACTTGGCTCATTCATTGCTGTGTGTAGTGGCTCTTatggaaggaaacagaaagaatttGTAACATTAGTTTTGACCTTAAATTAGAGATAGAAAAATTATATCTAGTCCTGCTAAAATCTGTACCATGTTCTATTTTCATCTTGAATTTCCTGCTTTGGATGGTTTGATGGGACAATGACAAAGAttagagtacttttttttttttttttctgactcttcTGCACAATCAACCGGAATTGTATTGAGAACAGGTTCCAACATATTTCAAGGAACATACTTATTCATATGatgcaatttttctttaaagtcaaCTTAGGCAGAATGGCTGAACTGTTCCAAGGAACATGGAAATCCATTTCTTGTGAAAATTTTGAAGAATATATGAAAGAACTGGGTGAGCCATATTTACTTGCATATCACAGCCAGTAAAAGTGGGAGCTTTGACAGCACAGAACTTGCTCTGTGTGAACCTCTTCCTTCAGATTTTCACATAGAAACAATAAATATTGATTTAGCACCTAGATACAGTTCTCTGCAAAACTAATTGAAACTGACATAATCCCTGCTCTCACATAATTTACCATGGATTTGCATAGATAAATACACGTGTGCCATATGCTAAATAGTAAATGATTTcaataaatgatttaaaacaaaaaaatcacatttaaaaaatttatttttaattggtgtatatatacttcaatataaaataggagtataatttttaattggagtataaactttgtgttcatttctgcggTACAacaatgaatcagctatatgtacacctATATCCCCtcatcttgagcctccctcccacctcccctaacccacccctctaggtcattgcTGAGCACTGAGGTAAACTTCCTTTGCTATATAGGCTATCAATTTTATATGCTATACTATACTTCCTTTGCtatactagctatctattttacacatggtagtgtatattcggagaagacaatggcaacccactccaatactctcgcctggaaaatcccatggacagaggagcctggtacgctgcagtccatggggtcgcaaagagtcggacacgactgagggacttcacttttgcttttcactttcatgcattggagaaggaaatggcaccccactccattgttcttgcctggagaatcccagggacgaaggagcctggtgggctgccgtctatggggttgcacagagtcggacatgactaaagcggcttagcagcagcagcagcagtgtatatattgggcttcccaggtggtgctagtggtaaagaatctgaatgccaatgcatgagatgcaagagacatgtccaacccttgggtcagaaagattccctgcagaagggcatgacaacccactccatttttgcctggaaaatcccatggacagagaagcctagcgggctacactccatcgagtcacaaagagtcagatatgacaaaGATTGTATATACAtcaatgctgctctctcagtttgccccactctctccttcccccctgtgtccacaagtccgttcattattattttgaaaaatgttcatttgcaaacatttgcTCTATGCTTTTTGAGAATCGATCTTGTGTTCCAACTTCTGATGACTGCTGGCATTCCTTAGTATGTGGCCATGGCACGTGACTCTTTGCTCTtagagtcacattttctcctggagtttaatatccctcttcctcttttcttttttttttttttttttaataatatcgtagtggtttttgccatacattgacatgaatcagccatggatttacatgtattccccatcccgatcccccctcccacctccctctctacgtcttcccagtgcaccaggcccaagcacttgtctcacgcatccaacctgggctggtgatctgtttcacactagataatatacatgttttgatgctgatctctcgaaacatcctaccctcgccttctcccacagagtccaaaagtctgttctgcacatctgtgtctctttttgttttgaatataggattatcattaccatctttctaaattccatatatatgtgttagtatactgtattggtatttatctttctggcttacttcactctgtataatgggctccagtttcatccatctcattagaattgagtcaaatgaattctttttaatggctgggtaatattccatggtgtacatgtaccacagcttccttatccattcgtctgctgatgggcatctaggttgcttccatgttctggctattataaacagtgctgtgatgaacattggggtgcatgtgtctctttcagatctggtttcctcagtgtgtatacccagaagtggtattgctgggtcatatggcagttctatttccagttttttaagaaatatccacactgttctccatagcggctgtactagtttgcattcccaccaagagtgtaagagggttcccttttctccacaccctctccagcatttattgcttgtagacttttggatagcagccatcctaactggcgtgtaatggtacctcattgtggttttgatttgcatttctttgataatgagtgatgttgaacatcttttcatgtgcttgttagccatctgtatgtcttctctggagaaatgtctgtttagttctttggcccattttttgattgggtcatttatttttctggaattgagtttcaggagttgcttgtatatttttgagattagtcctttgtctgttgcttcgtttgctattattttctcccaatctgatggctgtcttttcaccttgcttatagtttcctttgttgtgcaaaagcttttaagtttcattaggtcccatttgtttagttttgcttttatttccaatattctgggaggtggtcatagagaatcctgctgtgatttatgtcagagagggttttgcctatgttctcctctaggagttttatagtttctggtcttacatgtagatctttttttttttttttttttttttttttttaatattattttattatgtagaTTATTATTatgtagatctttaatccattttgaatttatttttgtgtatggtgatagaaagtgttctagtttcattcttttacaagtggttgaccagttttcccagcaccacttgttaaagaggttgtcttttttccattgtatattcttgcctcctttgtcaaagataaggtgtccagaggttcgtggatttatctctgggctttctattctgttccattgatctatatttctgtctttgtgccagtaccatactgtcttgatgactgtggctttgtagtagagtctgaagtcaggcaggttgattcctccagttccattcttctttctcaagattactttggctattcgaggttttttgtgtttccatgcaaattgtgaaattatttgttctagttatgtgaaaaataccattgatagcttgatagggattgcactgaatctatagatttctttgggcagtatagccattttgacaatattgattcttccaatccatgaacacggtatatttctctgtctgtttatgtcctctttgatttctttcatcagagttttatagttttctatgtataggacttttgtttctgtaggtagatatactcctaagtattttgttctttttgttgcaatggtgaatggtattgtttccttaatttctctttctgttttctcattgttagtgtataggaatgcaagggatttctgtgtgttaattttatatcctgcaactttactacattcgttgattagctctagtaattttctggtagagtctttagggttttctatgtaaaggatcatgtcatctgcaaacagtaagagcttcacttcttcttttcctatctggattccttttacttctatttctgctctgattgctgtggccaaaagttccaaaattatgttgaatagtagtggtgagagtgggcacccttgccttgttcctgattttaggggaaatgctttcaatttttcaccattgagggtaatgcttgctgtgggtttgtcatatatagcttttattatgttgaggtatgttccttctattcctgctttctggagagttttaatcataaatggatgttgaattttgtcaaaggctttttctgcatctactgagataatcatatggtttttatctttcaatttgttaatgtgtattacattgattaatttgtggatattaaagaatccttgcattcctgggataaagcccacttggtcatgatgtatgatttttttaatatgttgttggattctgtttactagaattttgttaaggatttttgcatctatgttcatcagtgatattggtctgtagttttctttttttatggcatctttgtctcgttttggaattagggtgatggtggcctcatagaatgagtttggaagtttaccttcttctgcaatattctggaagagtttgagtaagataggtgttaggtcttctctaaatttttggtaaaattcagctgtgaagccatcaggtcctgggcttttgtttcctggaagatttctgattacagtttcgatttccttgcttgtgatggatctgttaagatcttctatttctttctggttcagttttggaaagttatacttttctaagaatttgtccatttcttccaagttgtccgttttattagcatagagctgctggtagtagtctcttatgatcctttgtttttcagtgttgtctgttctGATCTGTCCATTTTCatgtctaattttgttaatttggttcttctccctttgtttcttaatgagtcttgctaacggtttgtcaattttgtttattttttcaaaaagccagcttttagctttgttgattttggctatggtctctttagtttcttttgcatttatttatgccctaattttttaagatttcttaacttctactaaccctggggttcttcatttcttccttctctaattgctttaggtgtaaagttaggtcatttatttgacttttttcttgtttgttgaggtaagcctgtaatgctatgaaccttctccttagcactgcttttacagcgtcccataggttttgggttgttgtgttttcattttcatttgtttctatgcatattttgatttcttttttgatttcttctatgatttgttggttattcagaagtgtgttatttagcctctatatgtttgaatttttaataattttttttcctgtaattgagatctaatcttactgcactgtggtcagaaaagatgactggaatgatttcaatttttttaaatttaccaaggctagatttatggcccaggatgtgatctattctggagaaggttccatgtgcacttgagaaaaaggtgaagttgattgttttggggtgaaatgtcctatagatatcaattaggtctagctgatccattgtgtcatttaaagtttgtgtttccttgttaattttctgtttagttgatctatccatagttgtgagtggggtattaaagtctcccactattattgtattactattaatttcctctttcatactcgttagcgtttgccttacatattgtggtgctctaatgttgggtgcatatatatgtttataattgttatatcttcttcttggattgatcctttgatcattatgtagtgtccttctttgtctcttttcacagcctttattttaaagtctactttatctgatacGAGTactgcgactcctgctttcttttggtctctgtttgcatgaaatatttttttccagcccttcacttttagtctgtgtgtgtcccttgttcctcttcctcttcttataaggaaaaTTTCTTGGACATTTCATGTGGACATTTGTGACTACATTTGGGGTCCACCTGGACAATCCAGGACACTCTCCCTATTTCAAGATCCTTAAATTAGGCATAACTGCAGAGTCCCCTTAGGTGTATAAAGCAACATTCATAGGTTCCAGGGTCTGGGATGTGAGTGTCTCTTTGGACCATTTTCTAACCTATCACATTTTGTCATCATGTTTCACAGTATGAATTCCATGAACATGGACATGTTACAGTGTTTCCCCAATGTGCCTCCTCTTAGAAATTTAACTTACTTattgaagtgaagtctctcagtcatgtctgactctttgcaatcccatggactgtagcctacaaggctcctctgttcatggaattttccaggcaagagtactggagtgggttgccatttccttctccaggggatcttcccaagccagggattgaacctgggtctcccgcattgcagacagacactttaccatctgagccaccagggaaacccaacaacATATCGAGGTATATGTGGTACTGTTTTTATAGAATACACTCTGACATGTACTGAACAAAATTGTGTGTGCAGTCatgttcacaacagcattatttgtaataacaaaaaatggaagcagaaaaATAGCCGTCAATAGGGCATAAATAACTAAATATCAGAATGTACATACTATGAAATATTATGTAGCTATGACAAAAATTTATGCTGATATGTACTGACATGGAAACTCTCCAAAACATACAGATATAGGGGGAAATCAAGTTTAATAACAATTGTTATAAcaaaacatttgtatttttaaaaattctatatatagtggtgatggttgtataacATTGTTTATGTACTTACTGACAATTGTACTTAAATCACACTTAAATGTACTGCcatttaaaatggctaaaatggtaaattttatgttatatatatttcacaaCAGTAAAAGTACATAATAGATAAAAGTAAACCCTATACATGTGAACATAAAAGAATGTAAGAGAATTAATAAAGATCTGGAAGAATTCATGCCAAAAGGTTTTGTCTCAATGTAAAtgagtgcatttttaaaataaggagatgGTTCATATCTTTAAGCAAATTTTCAGAAGGGTCCATGAAACAATAGGATTAACTGGACCAGAGAACATGACAGCTCTTAGATCAAAACTGGAGACAGATTGttttttctgtaaaaaatatCCTATTTTAACATACAATGGTGGTACTACTAGCTTAGAAGTCTGAATTCAAGCAGAGTCAAATCTGTTTAACTCCAAAACCTCCTAATTAGAATATATAGCTAACGAAAGTCTTTGGAGACAACAACAGATTTAATCACTGTGTCCTTTTATCTGGTTTCCAGGCATAGGAAGAGCCAGCAGGAAACTTGGCTGTCTGGCAAAACCCACTGTGACCATCATGACACAGGAAGATCTGATCACTATAAAAAccaaaagcatatttaaaaataatgaaatctccTTTAAACTGGGAGAAGAATTTGAGGAAACCACACCAGGTGGCCATAAAACCAAGGTGAGGCCTTCAACACCCTTTCAGATAAATTTAATTATGAATGTTAATTTTGAAATCTTCCCAGGTAAGTAAGCAATTATGGTGAACATATCTAAAGCGTGTTAGATAAACTTCTGGCTTAAACCTTGGTCTCAggaactcaaattttaatatacataCAAATCTCATGGCTTGTTGGTAAAAAATGCCTACTTCCAGGTTCCATCATCAGAGGCTGTGGACCAGAACTCAAAATGGTGTTTTTAACAATTCTTATGCAAATATTGAACAGAAAACACTTTCAGAATCATTTTTAAACCTCAGAAACAAAAGGTCTGCCTTCCCATTTTGTAGCAGTTTTCCATACATGGAtttacaataaattaaaaaacttgt of Muntiacus reevesi chromosome 12, mMunRee1.1, whole genome shotgun sequence contains these proteins:
- the FABP12 gene encoding fatty acid-binding protein 12; this translates as MAELFQGTWKSISCENFEEYMKELGIGRASRKLGCLAKPTVTIMTQEDLITIKTKSIFKNNEISFKLGEEFEETTPGGHKTKSTVILDDDSLIQIQDWDGKEITIRRKLVDEKMVVESVVNNVTCTQIYERVRTSPVSNS